The following proteins are co-located in the Oncorhynchus clarkii lewisi isolate Uvic-CL-2024 chromosome 30, UVic_Ocla_1.0, whole genome shotgun sequence genome:
- the LOC139389463 gene encoding protein phosphatase Slingshot homolog 1-like isoform X4 codes for MHLVLESSQEAALEMLPYFVENAVLTQTEICRILSESFFMVKGAALFLQQGSSPQGQKAHPHHKHAGDLPQHLQVMINILRFEDRIKLAVRLESAWSDRVRYMVVVYTSGRQDTEENILLGIDFSNKDSCSVGMVLPLWSDTKIHLDGDGGFSVNTVSRNHVFKPVSVQAMWSALQILHKVCEVSRRYNYFPGGMALTWMGFYESCISSEQSCINEWNAMRDLETLRPDSPTMFVDKPTERERTECLIKAKLRSIMMFQDLENVTSKQIRTELEQHMSCNLMQYKEFIDNEMLLILGQMDKATLIFDHLYLGSEWNASNLEELQDTGVGYILNVTREIDNFFPGTFSYQNIRVYDEETTDLLAHWNETYNFIVKAKKNHSKCLVHCKMGVSRSASTVIAYAMKEYGWSLEKAYNFVKQKRSITRPNTGFMRQLAEYEGILDASKQRHNKLWRPDRPDPDCDLPEGQCCGREDPGNQTPEPVMSPCYEEALGEKGVAHPLSPCRMISLEVDPAYNNYYFRRLSDSALDSDPSTPVRAPPLLDMERVFIEIEDVERDALLDDEAFGGREGLTHFGQAGEGTAAQTCCRGPEPLEELRLRLEFSTVEEEDEEEAQKEEAEMEALAQPGGRGESAGRGDGEGEVEMVQEEEGEKEGNELDLVTLNQNSNNNNHFNTLSSLNDTAPSKPAHTVKPSGLSRSDDKLSHGVEILTQDADLCLSTLGRGVGLSVSVEVHSPTFPLSLTSPDTPCSPSLLHPCSLLCDCANCVAPPSTLIPDAQDSPYSLTSEDRADILEGESEGGEGKLLGVSEALLVPELLSLEKERPVVACNVAQQQETLVQLQRSGLVRRRAERLERLSGLSLEGLHPLELPETPSSGAREGTCPVEGRFSAFPGDFPKSSTPCPVRLEPLVVPLPNETLLGAVGSGGLTPTSSPHGSTLTRSSSSDSIRSVRGKPGLVRQRAQEIETRMRLAGLTVPSSLKRSNSLAKLGSLNFSSEDLCSICSSDAGTLLLRSLSPEPGREWECPTTSTSSSTSTFTSTHPRAQRDQTSPERALPGGARS; via the exons GCGGTGCGGTTGGAGAGTGCCTGGTCAGACAGAGTGCGTTACATGGTGGTGGTGTACACCAGCGGACGACAGGACACAGAGGAGAACATCCTGCTGGGAATAGACTTCAGCAACAAGGACAG CTGCTCCGTTGGCATGGTGCTGCCTCTGTGGAGTGACACCAAGATCCATCTGGATGGAGACGG GGGTTTCAGTGTGAACACAGTGAGCCGGAATCATGTCTTCAAACCTGTGTCTGTACAGGCCATGTG GTCGGCTTTGCAGATCCTCCACAAGGTGTGTGAGGTGTCCCGCAGGTACAACTACTTCCCCGGGGGCATGGCCCTCACCTGGATGGGCTTTTATGAGAGTTGCATCTCCTCGGAGCAGAGCTGCATCAATGAGTGGAATGCCATGAGAGACCTGGAGACCTTGAGGCCTGACTCCCCCACCATGTTTGTTGACAA gcccacagagagggagaggaccgaGTGCCTTATCAAAGCCAAACTCCGAAGCATCATGATGTTCCAGGATCTGGAGAATGTCACCTCTAAACAG ATCCGAACAGAGCTGGAGCAGCATATGAGCTGTAACCTGATGCAGTACAAGGAGTTCATCGACAACGAGATGCTGCTGATCCTGGGCCAGATGGACAAGGCAACACTCATCTTTGATCACCTCTACTTG GGATCTGAATGGAATGCCTCCAATCTGGAGGAGCTTCAGGACACTGG GGTGGGTTATATCCTCAACGTCACCAGGGAGATAGATAACTTCTTCCCAGGAACATTCTCCTACCAGAACATACGGGTCTATGATGAGGAGACTACAGACCTGCTGGCCCACTGGAACGAGACTTACAACTTCATTGTTAAAGCAAA GAAGAACCACTCCAAGTGTCTGGTCCACTGTAAGATGGGCGTCAGCCGCTCGGCCTCCACCGTTATTGCCTACGCCATGAAGGAGTATGGTTGGTCGCTGGAGAAGGCCTACAACTTTGTCAAGCAGAAAAGAAGCATCACACGGCCCAACACAGGCTTCATGAGACAGCTGGCTGAGTACGAAGGCATCCTGGACGCCAG TAAGCAACGTCACAACAAGCTGTGGCGTCCCGATCGTCCCGACCCAGACTGCGACCTCCCTGAGGGCCAGTGCTGTGGGAGGGAGGACCCAGGTAATCAGACCCCTGAACCGGTGATGTCCCCCTGCTATGAGGAGGCTTTGGGGGAGAAGGGGGTGGCACATCCCCTCTCCCCCTGCAGGATGATCAGTCTGGAAGTGGACCCCGCTtacaacaactactactttcGCAGGCTGTCTGACTCGGCCCTGGACAGTGACCCCTCCACACCGGTGCGCGCTCCGCCCCTCCTGGACATGGAGCGGGTCTTTATAGAGATAGAGGACGTGGAGCGGGATGCTCTGCTGGATGACGAGGCCTTCGGGGGACGAGAAGGCCTTACCCACTTTGGTCAGGCTGGGGAGGGGACAGCGGCGCAGACTTGCTGCCGAGGACCAGAGCCCCTGGAGGAGCTGCGCCTACGTCTGGAGTTCAGCAccgtggaggaggaggatgaggaggaggcgCAGAAAGAGGAGGCAGAGATGGAGGCACTAGCACAgccaggaggaagaggggagagtgCAGGACGAGGGGAtggtgaaggagaggtggagatggttcaggaagaggagggagagaaagagggcaaTGAGCTGGACCTGGTAACCCTGAACCAGAACTCCAACAATAACAACCACTTTAATACCCTGTCCAGCCTCAAT GACACTGCTCCTTCCAAACCTGCTCACACAGTCAAGCCTTCAGGCCTCTCTCGATCAGACGACAAGCTCAGCCATGGAGTGGAGATACTGACCCAGGACGCAGATCTCTGCCTTAGCACACTGGGGAGGGGTGTGGGGTTAAGTGTCTCGGTGGAGGTCCACAGTCCCAcgttccctctctcactcacctcCCCCGACACACCCTGTTCCCCCAGCCTGCTACACCCCTGTAGCCTGCTGTGTGACTGTGCCAACTGTGTTGCCCCGCCCTCTACACTTATACCTGATGCCCAGGACTCCCCTTACTCGCTGACATCTGAGGACAGGGCTGATATTCTGGAGGGTGAATCTGAGGGTGGGGAAGGGAAGCTTTTAGGGGTCTCTGAGGCTCTCCTTGTCCCAGAGCTGCTGAGCCTGGAGAAGGAAAGGCCGGTGGTGGCCTGCAACGTGGCACAGCAGCAGGAGACTCTAGTGCAGCTACAGAGGTCAGGGCTAGTCCGCCGGAGGGCAGAGAGGCTGGAGAGGCTGTCAGGTCTGTCCCTAGAGGGGCTTCATCCCCTGGAGCTTCCAGAAACTCCCAGCTCAGGGGCAAGAGAGGGCACCTGTCCTGTGGAGGGGAGGTTCTCAGCTTTCCCAGGAGACTTCCCCAAGTCCTCCACACCATGCCCAGTACGCCTAGAGCCGCTGGTGGTTCCTCTGCCTAATGAGACCCTGCTGGGGGCAGTGGGATCTGGGGGTCTGACGCCCACCTCCTCCCCCCATGGCTCCACACTGACACGTAGCTCTAGCAGTGACAGCATCCGCAGTGTAAGGGGCAAACCCGGCCTGGTGCGCCAGAGGGCTCAGGAGATCGAGACCCGCATGCGGCTGGCCGGCCTCACCGTCCCCTCAAGCCTAAAACGCTCCAACTCACTGGCCAAACTGGGCAGCCTCAATTTCTCTTCTGAAGACCTGTGCTCCATCTGCTCCTCGGACGCTGGCACCCTCCTGCTCCGATCTCTTTCCCCAGAGCCAGGCCGAGAATGGGAGTgccccaccacctccacctcttcctctacctccacctTCACCTCCACTCATCCCAGAGCACAGAGGGACCAGACCAGCCCAGAGAGAGCACTGCCGGGGGGGGCCAGGAGCtga
- the LOC139389463 gene encoding protein phosphatase Slingshot homolog 1-like isoform X2, whose amino-acid sequence MALVTLQRSPTPSAASTASTTTTNVGEDFGSDYERQLNQSLSESFFMVKGAALFLQQGSSPQGQKAHPHHKHAGDLPQHLQVMINILRFEDRIKLAVRLESAWSDRVRYMVVVYTSGRQDTEENILLGIDFSNKDSCSVGMVLPLWSDTKIHLDGDGGFSVNTVSRNHVFKPVSVQAMWSALQILHKVCEVSRRYNYFPGGMALTWMGFYESCISSEQSCINEWNAMRDLETLRPDSPTMFVDKPTERERTECLIKAKLRSIMMFQDLENVTSKQIRTELEQHMSCNLMQYKEFIDNEMLLILGQMDKATLIFDHLYLGSEWNASNLEELQDTGVGYILNVTREIDNFFPGTFSYQNIRVYDEETTDLLAHWNETYNFIVKAKKNHSKCLVHCKMGVSRSASTVIAYAMKEYGWSLEKAYNFVKQKRSITRPNTGFMRQLAEYEGILDASKQRHNKLWRPDRPDPDCDLPEGQCCGREDPGNQTPEPVMSPCYEEALGEKGVAHPLSPCRMISLEVDPAYNNYYFRRLSDSALDSDPSTPVRAPPLLDMERVFIEIEDVERDALLDDEAFGGREGLTHFGQAGEGTAAQTCCRGPEPLEELRLRLEFSTVEEEDEEEAQKEEAEMEALAQPGGRGESAGRGDGEGEVEMVQEEEGEKEGNELDLVTLNQNSNNNNHFNTLSSLNDTAPSKPAHTVKPSGLSRSDDKLSHGVEILTQDADLCLSTLGRGVGLSVSVEVHSPTFPLSLTSPDTPCSPSLLHPCSLLCDCANCVAPPSTLIPDAQDSPYSLTSEDRADILEGESEGGEGKLLGVSEALLVPELLSLEKERPVVACNVAQQQETLVQLQRSGLVRRRAERLERLSGLSLEGLHPLELPETPSSGAREGTCPVEGRFSAFPGDFPKSSTPCPVRLEPLVVPLPNETLLGAVGSGGLTPTSSPHGSTLTRSSSSDSIRSVRGKPGLVRQRAQEIETRMRLAGLTVPSSLKRSNSLAKLGSLNFSSEDLCSICSSDAGTLLLRSLSPEPGREWECPTTSTSSSTSTFTSTHPRAQRDQTSPERALPGGARS is encoded by the exons GCGGTGCGGTTGGAGAGTGCCTGGTCAGACAGAGTGCGTTACATGGTGGTGGTGTACACCAGCGGACGACAGGACACAGAGGAGAACATCCTGCTGGGAATAGACTTCAGCAACAAGGACAG CTGCTCCGTTGGCATGGTGCTGCCTCTGTGGAGTGACACCAAGATCCATCTGGATGGAGACGG GGGTTTCAGTGTGAACACAGTGAGCCGGAATCATGTCTTCAAACCTGTGTCTGTACAGGCCATGTG GTCGGCTTTGCAGATCCTCCACAAGGTGTGTGAGGTGTCCCGCAGGTACAACTACTTCCCCGGGGGCATGGCCCTCACCTGGATGGGCTTTTATGAGAGTTGCATCTCCTCGGAGCAGAGCTGCATCAATGAGTGGAATGCCATGAGAGACCTGGAGACCTTGAGGCCTGACTCCCCCACCATGTTTGTTGACAA gcccacagagagggagaggaccgaGTGCCTTATCAAAGCCAAACTCCGAAGCATCATGATGTTCCAGGATCTGGAGAATGTCACCTCTAAACAG ATCCGAACAGAGCTGGAGCAGCATATGAGCTGTAACCTGATGCAGTACAAGGAGTTCATCGACAACGAGATGCTGCTGATCCTGGGCCAGATGGACAAGGCAACACTCATCTTTGATCACCTCTACTTG GGATCTGAATGGAATGCCTCCAATCTGGAGGAGCTTCAGGACACTGG GGTGGGTTATATCCTCAACGTCACCAGGGAGATAGATAACTTCTTCCCAGGAACATTCTCCTACCAGAACATACGGGTCTATGATGAGGAGACTACAGACCTGCTGGCCCACTGGAACGAGACTTACAACTTCATTGTTAAAGCAAA GAAGAACCACTCCAAGTGTCTGGTCCACTGTAAGATGGGCGTCAGCCGCTCGGCCTCCACCGTTATTGCCTACGCCATGAAGGAGTATGGTTGGTCGCTGGAGAAGGCCTACAACTTTGTCAAGCAGAAAAGAAGCATCACACGGCCCAACACAGGCTTCATGAGACAGCTGGCTGAGTACGAAGGCATCCTGGACGCCAG TAAGCAACGTCACAACAAGCTGTGGCGTCCCGATCGTCCCGACCCAGACTGCGACCTCCCTGAGGGCCAGTGCTGTGGGAGGGAGGACCCAGGTAATCAGACCCCTGAACCGGTGATGTCCCCCTGCTATGAGGAGGCTTTGGGGGAGAAGGGGGTGGCACATCCCCTCTCCCCCTGCAGGATGATCAGTCTGGAAGTGGACCCCGCTtacaacaactactactttcGCAGGCTGTCTGACTCGGCCCTGGACAGTGACCCCTCCACACCGGTGCGCGCTCCGCCCCTCCTGGACATGGAGCGGGTCTTTATAGAGATAGAGGACGTGGAGCGGGATGCTCTGCTGGATGACGAGGCCTTCGGGGGACGAGAAGGCCTTACCCACTTTGGTCAGGCTGGGGAGGGGACAGCGGCGCAGACTTGCTGCCGAGGACCAGAGCCCCTGGAGGAGCTGCGCCTACGTCTGGAGTTCAGCAccgtggaggaggaggatgaggaggaggcgCAGAAAGAGGAGGCAGAGATGGAGGCACTAGCACAgccaggaggaagaggggagagtgCAGGACGAGGGGAtggtgaaggagaggtggagatggttcaggaagaggagggagagaaagagggcaaTGAGCTGGACCTGGTAACCCTGAACCAGAACTCCAACAATAACAACCACTTTAATACCCTGTCCAGCCTCAAT GACACTGCTCCTTCCAAACCTGCTCACACAGTCAAGCCTTCAGGCCTCTCTCGATCAGACGACAAGCTCAGCCATGGAGTGGAGATACTGACCCAGGACGCAGATCTCTGCCTTAGCACACTGGGGAGGGGTGTGGGGTTAAGTGTCTCGGTGGAGGTCCACAGTCCCAcgttccctctctcactcacctcCCCCGACACACCCTGTTCCCCCAGCCTGCTACACCCCTGTAGCCTGCTGTGTGACTGTGCCAACTGTGTTGCCCCGCCCTCTACACTTATACCTGATGCCCAGGACTCCCCTTACTCGCTGACATCTGAGGACAGGGCTGATATTCTGGAGGGTGAATCTGAGGGTGGGGAAGGGAAGCTTTTAGGGGTCTCTGAGGCTCTCCTTGTCCCAGAGCTGCTGAGCCTGGAGAAGGAAAGGCCGGTGGTGGCCTGCAACGTGGCACAGCAGCAGGAGACTCTAGTGCAGCTACAGAGGTCAGGGCTAGTCCGCCGGAGGGCAGAGAGGCTGGAGAGGCTGTCAGGTCTGTCCCTAGAGGGGCTTCATCCCCTGGAGCTTCCAGAAACTCCCAGCTCAGGGGCAAGAGAGGGCACCTGTCCTGTGGAGGGGAGGTTCTCAGCTTTCCCAGGAGACTTCCCCAAGTCCTCCACACCATGCCCAGTACGCCTAGAGCCGCTGGTGGTTCCTCTGCCTAATGAGACCCTGCTGGGGGCAGTGGGATCTGGGGGTCTGACGCCCACCTCCTCCCCCCATGGCTCCACACTGACACGTAGCTCTAGCAGTGACAGCATCCGCAGTGTAAGGGGCAAACCCGGCCTGGTGCGCCAGAGGGCTCAGGAGATCGAGACCCGCATGCGGCTGGCCGGCCTCACCGTCCCCTCAAGCCTAAAACGCTCCAACTCACTGGCCAAACTGGGCAGCCTCAATTTCTCTTCTGAAGACCTGTGCTCCATCTGCTCCTCGGACGCTGGCACCCTCCTGCTCCGATCTCTTTCCCCAGAGCCAGGCCGAGAATGGGAGTgccccaccacctccacctcttcctctacctccacctTCACCTCCACTCATCCCAGAGCACAGAGGGACCAGACCAGCCCAGAGAGAGCACTGCCGGGGGGGGCCAGGAGCtga